The following coding sequences lie in one Methanothermobacter sp. MT-2 genomic window:
- a CDS encoding 5-formaminoimidazole-4-carboxamide-1-(beta)-D-ribofuranosyl 5'- monophosphate synthetase has protein sequence MSKIKRDEILEIFEGYDEGDLTIATLGSHTSLHILHGAKMEGFKTTVVCERGREVPYQRFRVADEFIVVDEFKEIADEDVQEKLREMNSIIIPHGSFVAYAGLDRIENDFYVPMYGNRNILRWESERELERRLMKKAGIRIPYKYDDPEKIDRPVMVKFPGARGGRGYFVASSPEEFHEKIDLMIDRGWITEDEISDAHIEEYVAGTNFCIQYFYSALKDEVEILGMDSRYESNIDGLVRIPAKDQLDINLQPSYVITGNHAVAMRESLLPQAFDIGDKMAEAAKELVPPGLNGPFCLQTMCTDNLEIVTFEMSARSDGGTNTFMGGSTYSYLLYGEGMSMGRRAALEIKNAKDKGVLEEIIT, from the coding sequence AGCCAAAATGGAGGGATTCAAAACCACAGTAGTCTGTGAAAGGGGGCGTGAAGTCCCATATCAGCGTTTCAGGGTTGCTGATGAGTTTATAGTGGTGGATGAGTTCAAGGAGATTGCTGATGAAGATGTCCAAGAGAAGTTAAGGGAAATGAACAGCATAATCATCCCCCACGGATCATTTGTAGCCTATGCCGGGCTTGACAGGATCGAAAATGACTTCTATGTACCAATGTATGGGAACAGGAACATACTAAGATGGGAATCTGAAAGGGAACTTGAAAGACGTCTAATGAAAAAAGCCGGCATAAGGATACCCTACAAATATGATGATCCAGAAAAGATAGACCGGCCAGTTATGGTGAAATTCCCAGGGGCCAGGGGAGGTAGAGGATATTTTGTAGCCTCCAGTCCAGAAGAATTCCATGAAAAAATCGACTTAATGATAGACCGTGGATGGATAACAGAAGATGAAATATCAGACGCCCATATAGAAGAATATGTTGCCGGTACAAACTTCTGCATACAATACTTCTACTCAGCCCTAAAAGATGAAGTTGAAATTCTTGGAATGGACAGCCGATACGAATCAAACATAGACGGCCTTGTAAGAATACCAGCAAAGGACCAACTAGATATAAACCTGCAACCATCCTATGTTATCACAGGTAACCATGCGGTAGCCATGAGGGAATCACTCTTGCCACAGGCTTTTGATATAGGTGATAAGATGGCTGAGGCCGCTAAGGAACTTGTACCTCCCGGGTTGAATGGGCCGTTCTGTCTACAGACAATGTGCACAGATAATCTAGAGATTGTAACATTTGAGATGAGCGCGCGTTCAGATGGTGGTACCAACACCTTCATGGGTGGTTCAACTTACAGTTACCTCTTATATGGTGAGGGTATGAGTATGGGTAGGAGAGCCGCCCTTGAAATAAAAAATGCCAAGGATAAGGGCGTCCTAGAAGAGATAATAACTTAG
- a CDS encoding proteasome, subunit beta: MEDEKRLKGTTTVGITCKDGVVFATERRATMGNLIAHKVADKIFKVDEHIAATVAGSVADAQTLMKYLKAEAALYKMRNAERISIESAAALASNILHSNRFYPLIVQALLGGVDDTGAKIYSLDPTGGMILDKFISTGSGSPIAYGVLEDRYTEDLYVEEAIDIAIKAIKSAIERDTFSGNGIRVAIVTKEGFKMLSEEEVENRIKEL; encoded by the coding sequence ATGGAAGATGAAAAAAGATTAAAAGGCACTACAACTGTGGGTATAACCTGCAAAGATGGAGTTGTTTTTGCAACAGAGAGAAGAGCCACAATGGGGAACCTAATAGCGCATAAAGTTGCTGATAAGATCTTCAAAGTCGATGAACATATAGCAGCAACAGTCGCAGGATCAGTAGCAGATGCACAGACACTAATGAAATATTTAAAGGCTGAAGCAGCATTATATAAGATGAGAAACGCTGAGAGGATAAGTATAGAATCAGCAGCGGCCTTAGCATCAAACATACTCCATTCAAACCGCTTCTATCCCCTCATAGTACAAGCACTCCTAGGAGGGGTTGATGATACAGGAGCTAAAATATACTCCCTAGACCCTACCGGGGGAATGATCCTAGACAAATTCATATCAACAGGTTCAGGTTCTCCTATAGCCTACGGTGTACTAGAAGACAGATACACCGAAGACTTGTATGTTGAAGAAGCAATCGACATTGCAATAAAAGCCATAAAATCTGCAATAGAAAGAGACACCTTCTCAGGGAATGGTATAAGAGTGGCGATAGTCACAAAAGAAGGTTTCAAAATGTTAAGTGAAGAAGAAGTTGAAAATAGAATAAAGGAACTATAA
- a CDS encoding metal-dependent RNase → MVSAVLEEIKKTIMQRLPSRVQVAKVEFEGPEVVIYTKNPEIISENGDLIRELAKDLRKRIIIRSDRSVLMEPEKAMEKIHEIVPKEAEITNISFDDVTCEVIIEAKKPGLVIGKYGSTSREIVKNIGWAPKILRTPPISSEIIQRIRRTLRKNSKERKKILQQLGNRIHQEIKYENDWARLTAIGGFREVGRSCLYLQTPNSKILLDCGVNVAGTDEKTSYPFLNVPEFAPDNLDAVIITHAHLDHSGFVPYLYHYGYDGPVYCTTPTRDLMTLLQLDHIDIAYREEQPLPFNIKHVKKCIKHTITLDYGEVTDIAPDIRLTLHNAGHILGSAMAHLHIGDGQHNMVYTGDFKYEQSRLLEPAVTRFPRLETLVMESTYGGKEDVQPSRNHAEKELIRTIYTTLRRGGKILIPVFAVGRAQELMVVLEEYIRTGLIDEVPVYIDGMIWEATAIHTARPEYLSKDLRDQIFHMGHNPFISDIFRKVNGMDERMDIIEGEPSIILSTSGMLTGGNSLEYFKWLCEDQRNSLVFVGYQAEGSLGRRLQKGWKEIPLKEDGKTRVYNVKMDIKTIEGFSGHSDRRQLMEYVKRVMPRPEKILICHGDNYKTLDLASSIYRTYKIETKTPLNLETVRIQ, encoded by the coding sequence ATGGTTTCAGCGGTCCTTGAAGAAATCAAGAAGACTATAATGCAAAGACTACCATCAAGAGTCCAAGTAGCCAAGGTAGAATTTGAAGGGCCAGAAGTCGTAATCTACACAAAAAACCCCGAGATTATAAGTGAAAACGGCGACCTAATCAGGGAACTGGCCAAAGACCTCCGAAAGAGGATTATAATACGCTCAGACCGTTCAGTGCTCATGGAACCAGAAAAGGCCATGGAAAAAATCCATGAGATAGTCCCAAAAGAAGCAGAGATAACCAACATCTCATTTGATGACGTGACCTGTGAAGTAATCATAGAAGCCAAAAAACCAGGACTCGTAATAGGCAAATACGGTTCAACATCAAGAGAAATAGTGAAGAACATAGGATGGGCGCCTAAAATACTGAGAACACCACCAATATCATCAGAGATAATCCAAAGGATACGTAGAACACTCAGAAAAAACAGTAAAGAACGCAAGAAGATACTCCAACAACTAGGAAATAGGATACATCAAGAAATAAAATATGAGAACGACTGGGCGAGACTAACCGCAATAGGAGGATTCAGGGAAGTTGGAAGATCCTGCCTATACCTCCAAACACCCAACAGCAAAATACTCCTAGACTGCGGAGTAAACGTGGCAGGAACAGACGAAAAAACATCATACCCATTCCTAAACGTCCCAGAATTCGCACCAGACAACCTAGACGCCGTAATAATAACCCACGCCCACCTAGACCACTCAGGATTCGTACCATACCTCTACCACTACGGCTACGACGGACCAGTATACTGCACAACACCCACAAGAGACCTCATGACACTACTACAACTAGACCACATAGACATAGCCTACAGAGAAGAACAACCACTACCATTCAACATCAAACACGTGAAAAAATGCATCAAACATACAATCACCCTAGACTACGGAGAAGTAACAGACATAGCACCAGACATAAGACTAACCCTACATAACGCCGGCCACATACTAGGATCAGCCATGGCCCACCTCCACATCGGAGACGGCCAACACAACATGGTATACACTGGAGACTTCAAATACGAACAAAGCCGCCTACTAGAACCCGCAGTTACAAGATTCCCCAGACTAGAAACACTAGTCATGGAAAGCACATATGGTGGGAAAGAAGACGTCCAACCATCAAGAAACCACGCGGAAAAAGAACTGATAAGAACAATCTACACCACCCTAAGGAGAGGTGGTAAAATACTAATACCAGTATTCGCAGTTGGAAGAGCCCAAGAACTCATGGTAGTCCTAGAAGAATATATAAGAACCGGACTCATCGACGAAGTACCAGTCTATATCGATGGCATGATCTGGGAAGCCACAGCCATCCACACAGCCCGCCCAGAATACTTGAGCAAAGACCTCAGAGACCAAATATTCCATATGGGTCACAACCCATTCATCTCAGATATCTTCCGCAAGGTTAATGGAATGGATGAGAGAATGGATATCATCGAAGGGGAACCATCAATCATACTATCAACCTCAGGGATGCTAACCGGTGGAAACTCCCTAGAATACTTTAAATGGTTATGTGAAGATCAAAGGAATTCTCTTGTCTTTGTAGGTTACCAGGCAGAGGGTTCTCTTGGCAGAAGGCTCCAAAAGGGCTGGAAGGAAATACCCCTCAAAGAGGATGGTAAAACAAGAGTATATAATGTGAAAATGGATATAAAAACCATAGAAGGTTTCAGCGGACACTCAGATCGCAGACAACTCATGGAATACGTGAAAAGGGTGATGCCCAGACCAGAAAAAATACTCATATGCCATGGGGACAATTACAAAACCCTAGATCTTGCATCAAGCATCTACAGAACCTACAAGATAGAGACAAAAACACCCCTCAACCTGGAAACTGTACGCATACAATAA
- a CDS encoding phosphoribosylformylglycinamidine cyclo-ligase produces the protein MVTYADSGVDIDLEALTVSNIASKLKRTLKYADVLTDSGHFASIIRVGDKAIAMSTDGVGSKILVAKKMGKYNTIGIDCVAMVVNDILCVGAKPIAIVDYLAMEKPNPEIASEIGEGLAKGAELAETAIIGGETATLPEIINNLDLAATGIGITSPDDIITGESIKTGDILIGVESSGIHSNGLTLARKIFFKKLKLDADDPIPGSKDKIGDELLKPTRIYVKPILEVLSSGIKVHGLAHITGGGFANIKRLKDTVNYNIDNLPEPQIIFKTIHKNGVPIHEMYRVFNMGIGFILVVDEEDAKETIKIVQKTFKAKEIGTVEKEPAGTVKIKTYTKEDITL, from the coding sequence TTGGTAACATATGCAGATTCCGGAGTAGATATAGACCTTGAAGCACTAACAGTATCAAATATCGCCTCCAAACTCAAAAGAACCTTAAAATATGCTGATGTGCTCACAGATAGTGGTCATTTCGCCTCTATAATACGAGTAGGTGATAAAGCGATAGCAATGAGCACAGATGGTGTGGGCAGCAAAATACTAGTAGCAAAGAAAATGGGAAAATATAACACCATTGGAATAGACTGTGTAGCAATGGTTGTGAACGATATATTATGTGTAGGGGCTAAACCCATCGCAATTGTCGATTACCTTGCAATGGAGAAACCAAACCCAGAAATCGCATCAGAGATAGGTGAAGGATTAGCCAAGGGCGCTGAACTAGCAGAAACAGCTATAATAGGTGGGGAAACAGCAACCTTACCCGAGATAATAAACAATCTCGACCTTGCAGCCACAGGCATAGGGATAACAAGCCCAGATGATATAATAACAGGAGAAAGTATAAAAACCGGCGACATATTAATCGGGGTGGAAAGTAGTGGGATACATAGCAATGGATTAACCCTCGCAAGGAAAATATTCTTCAAAAAACTAAAACTAGACGCTGATGATCCCATACCAGGTTCAAAGGATAAAATTGGAGATGAACTACTAAAACCTACAAGAATCTATGTTAAACCAATACTAGAAGTTCTCAGTTCAGGAATCAAGGTCCATGGACTCGCACATATAACAGGGGGCGGATTCGCGAATATTAAACGCCTAAAAGATACCGTGAATTACAATATAGATAATCTACCAGAACCCCAGATCATATTTAAAACAATCCATAAAAATGGTGTTCCAATCCATGAAATGTACAGGGTCTTCAACATGGGAATAGGCTTCATACTAGTCGTGGATGAAGAAGATGCGAAGGAAACCATAAAAATAGTCCAGAAAACCTTCAAAGCAAAAGAAATAGGCACAGTAGAAAAAGAGCCTGCGGGGACTGTGAAAATCAAAACATACACAAAAGAGGATATTACACTCTAA
- a CDS encoding sulfolactate dehydrogenase, which produces MRITSDDEKRIIIKILKALKVPEEHAKIVADVTLDADLKGFSSHGIGRFPQYVKGIKHGNIKTKGKIEIEKETSSTALINGNHLLGHFVTYKGMEIAIKKAKRTGVGLVGIHDSNHFGIAGYYSDMAIKEDMIGIVMANTEPAVAPLGGKEPILGTNPIAISMPSNKYYVSVDMATSASARGKLLEAARKGENIPEGIALDSDGNPTTDPKKALEGSILPFGGHKGYALSLMVEILAGPLVKAAIGREVKGTVNPYEKCTKGDLLLAINPSNFVNIKEFKEQVDKFVEEVKSTGKVLIPGDIEKMNMKKNLEEGIYIDNELLEEFKKIEKELNLDLNLEG; this is translated from the coding sequence ATGAGGATAACCAGTGATGATGAAAAAAGGATCATAATAAAAATCTTAAAAGCCCTTAAAGTGCCAGAAGAACATGCAAAGATAGTTGCTGATGTAACCCTCGATGCCGACCTTAAAGGTTTCAGTTCACATGGTATCGGCAGATTCCCCCAATATGTAAAAGGCATCAAACATGGGAACATAAAAACAAAAGGCAAAATAGAAATCGAAAAAGAAACATCTTCAACCGCCCTAATAAATGGTAACCACCTATTAGGACATTTTGTAACCTATAAAGGGATGGAAATAGCCATCAAAAAAGCAAAAAGGACAGGTGTTGGCCTTGTAGGCATTCACGATTCCAACCATTTTGGTATTGCAGGATATTATTCCGACATGGCAATCAAAGAGGATATGATAGGCATAGTAATGGCGAACACTGAACCAGCAGTGGCACCTTTAGGTGGAAAAGAGCCGATACTCGGAACAAACCCCATAGCCATCAGCATGCCCTCAAATAAATATTATGTTTCAGTTGATATGGCAACATCAGCTTCTGCACGTGGAAAACTACTAGAAGCCGCCCGTAAAGGAGAGAACATACCCGAGGGTATAGCGTTAGACTCTGATGGAAACCCAACAACAGACCCGAAAAAGGCACTAGAAGGTTCAATATTACCATTCGGGGGCCATAAAGGTTACGCATTATCTTTAATGGTAGAAATACTAGCAGGTCCACTTGTAAAAGCCGCAATCGGCAGGGAAGTGAAAGGCACCGTAAACCCCTATGAAAAATGTACAAAAGGAGACCTCCTATTAGCCATTAACCCATCAAATTTCGTTAACATCAAAGAATTCAAAGAACAAGTTGACAAATTCGTAGAAGAAGTTAAATCCACAGGCAAGGTATTAATACCAGGCGACATTGAAAAAATGAACATGAAAAAGAACCTGGAAGAAGGCATATACATAGACAATGAACTCCTAGAAGAATTTAAAAAAATAGAAAAAGAACTAAACTTGGATTTAAACTTAGAGGGGTAA
- a CDS encoding sulfopyruvate decarboxylase, alpha subunit has translation MDSSKAIYKALKDNRINFIVSVPCVNLAKVLEMIDSDNEIKHVPATREEEGFGIAAGAYMAGKNTAILMQNSGLGNSINVLASLYKLYRIPILMIISHRGTKGEFMNAQIPMGEATPLLLETLKIPYHVPSTPKEAYNAIKSAWKTAKKKRYPTAILLEVSYW, from the coding sequence TTGGATAGCAGCAAGGCAATATACAAGGCCCTTAAAGACAACAGAATAAACTTTATAGTAAGCGTACCATGCGTTAACCTTGCAAAGGTCCTTGAAATGATAGACTCCGACAATGAAATCAAACACGTGCCAGCCACAAGAGAAGAAGAAGGTTTTGGGATAGCAGCAGGCGCCTACATGGCAGGGAAAAACACAGCCATCCTCATGCAAAATTCAGGTCTTGGAAATTCCATAAATGTCCTAGCATCCCTCTACAAATTGTACAGAATCCCAATACTCATGATAATAAGCCACAGAGGCACCAAGGGAGAATTCATGAACGCCCAGATACCAATGGGTGAAGCAACACCACTACTACTAGAAACCCTCAAAATACCATACCATGTCCCATCCACCCCCAAAGAAGCATACAATGCCATAAAATCAGCCTGGAAAACCGCAAAAAAGAAAAGATATCCTACAGCCATACTCCTAGAAGTCAGCTACTGGTGA
- a CDS encoding sulfopyruvate decarboxylase, beta subunit, whose product MERIEAIKRIIEQLNDELVICNLGFPSRELYSIKDSPKHFYMLGSMGMASSIGLGLALSQKRKVIVLEGDGSLLMNLGSLVTIHAQAPKNLILIILDNGCYATTSSQCTYALQVDLSKLAKGIGFQKIFKSENPQEINMKKVLREEGPVIVHVKVEPGNANVPIIDISPEEIISRFMDEI is encoded by the coding sequence ATGGAGCGTATAGAAGCCATAAAAAGGATAATAGAACAATTAAACGATGAACTAGTCATTTGTAATCTTGGATTCCCATCAAGGGAACTTTACAGTATAAAAGATTCCCCAAAACACTTCTACATGCTAGGATCCATGGGCATGGCCTCATCAATTGGACTTGGACTTGCACTATCACAAAAACGTAAAGTAATCGTCCTTGAAGGTGATGGTTCACTCCTCATGAACCTTGGAAGCCTCGTGACAATACATGCCCAAGCACCCAAAAATCTCATACTCATAATCTTAGACAATGGATGTTATGCAACCACAAGTTCACAGTGCACATACGCCCTCCAAGTCGACCTAAGCAAACTTGCAAAGGGTATAGGATTCCAGAAAATCTTCAAATCCGAAAACCCACAAGAAATAAACATGAAAAAAGTGCTAAGAGAAGAAGGGCCTGTCATAGTCCATGTTAAGGTGGAACCGGGTAATGCAAATGTCCCAATCATAGACATAAGCCCAGAGGAGATAATATCAAGATTCATGGATGAAATCTGA